In Candidatus Chlorohelix allophototropha, one DNA window encodes the following:
- a CDS encoding aldo/keto reductase, with product MQHRTFGRTGWEVSEIGYGMWGLAGWTGSNKDETGAALQLSVDLGCNFFDTAWGYGAGASERILGDLVRANPDKRLYTASKIPPKNFKWPSRRGFLLEDCFPPDHIREYTEKTLTNLGLPHLDLMQFHVWEDAWAEDERWQRAVDDLKREGLVSSFGVSINRWEPWNALRTLRSGFVDAVQVIYNIFDQNPEDELFPLCSELNIGVIARVPFDEGTLTGTLTAESHWPEGDWRNTYFVPENLIPSVARADALRGLVPDGSSMTDMALRFILANSDVHTIIPGMRHPSYVRTNLAASDAGPLPTALLTKLRVHRWERQPTEWSQ from the coding sequence ATGCAACACCGTACTTTTGGCAGAACGGGCTGGGAAGTCAGCGAAATCGGCTATGGTATGTGGGGGTTAGCGGGCTGGACAGGCTCGAATAAAGACGAAACCGGCGCCGCTCTGCAACTCTCCGTTGATTTGGGCTGCAATTTCTTCGATACCGCGTGGGGCTACGGCGCGGGCGCAAGCGAACGTATTCTCGGCGATTTGGTACGCGCCAATCCCGACAAGCGTCTCTATACTGCCTCCAAAATCCCGCCCAAGAACTTTAAATGGCCCTCGCGGCGCGGCTTTTTGCTGGAAGATTGCTTCCCGCCCGATCACATCCGCGAGTACACCGAGAAAACCCTCACCAATCTCGGTTTGCCTCATCTCGACCTGATGCAATTCCATGTTTGGGAGGACGCTTGGGCGGAAGATGAACGCTGGCAACGCGCCGTAGATGACCTCAAGCGCGAAGGGTTGGTTTCCAGCTTTGGGGTTAGCATCAATCGTTGGGAGCCGTGGAACGCCCTGCGCACGCTGCGTTCAGGCTTCGTAGATGCGGTACAGGTTATTTACAACATCTTCGACCAGAACCCGGAAGATGAGCTTTTCCCGCTGTGTAGTGAGCTTAACATCGGCGTAATTGCGCGTGTTCCTTTTGACGAAGGTACGCTAACCGGAACGCTTACCGCCGAATCGCACTGGCCCGAAGGCGATTGGCGCAACACCTATTTCGTGCCTGAAAACCTGATTCCGAGCGTGGCGCGTGCCGATGCTCTTAGAGGGCTTGTGCCGGACGGTTCTAGTATGACGGATATGGCGTTGCGCTTCATCCTCGCCAACTCCGATGTACATACCATCATACCGGGGATGCGCCACCCTTCTTATGTGCGTACCAACCTTGCCGCCAGCGATGCGGGCCCACTTCCTACCGCGCTATTGACCAAACTGCGCGTGCATCGTTGGGAGCGTCAGCCCACCGAATGGTCGCAATAA
- a CDS encoding AfsR/SARP family transcriptional regulator, which produces MTVLQVYLFGKLRVESDNCELEGFDARKLQELLSYLLLNRDRPLQREVLATVLWPDLPGAQAKKNLRQTLWQLQSALTALSPECDTTALLVVEPEWVLLNSKAGLWLDVGVFEEVYAFVQGMKGHELDLPRARFMEEALRLYQSDLLEGWYWDWCLNERERLHNIYLSMMDKLMDYCEAHSIYEKGISYGLRILCHDRTRERTHQRLMKLHYLTGDRGAAMRQYERCAQVLEEELGIKPSRRTYQLYQQIRADLLVPSPETNDTHPQVGIVQLPEVINHLKQLQTILSGIDDQLKLGIEKMEQNLKQLPARGQSEIA; this is translated from the coding sequence ATGACCGTATTGCAGGTCTATTTGTTTGGCAAACTTCGCGTGGAAAGCGATAACTGCGAGCTTGAGGGTTTTGACGCTCGCAAGTTGCAGGAGTTACTCAGCTATCTATTATTAAATCGAGATCGCCCCTTACAACGCGAGGTGCTGGCAACGGTGCTGTGGCCTGATTTACCGGGCGCACAGGCAAAAAAGAATTTGCGGCAAACGCTGTGGCAATTACAAAGCGCGCTTACGGCACTATCGCCGGAATGTGATACTACCGCGCTGTTAGTAGTAGAGCCGGAATGGGTCTTGCTAAATTCTAAAGCCGGTTTATGGCTGGATGTGGGAGTGTTTGAGGAAGTCTATGCTTTTGTGCAGGGCATGAAAGGGCATGAACTCGATCTTCCACGCGCCCGCTTTATGGAAGAAGCCTTGCGCCTATACCAAAGCGACCTGTTGGAAGGCTGGTATTGGGATTGGTGCTTGAACGAGCGCGAGCGTCTGCACAATATTTATCTGTCGATGATGGATAAGCTGATGGATTATTGCGAGGCGCACAGCATCTATGAAAAAGGTATCTCTTACGGGCTGCGGATTCTGTGCCACGACCGCACCCGCGAACGCACCCACCAACGCCTGATGAAACTGCACTACCTGACGGGCGATAGGGGCGCGGCAATGCGGCAGTATGAACGTTGCGCGCAAGTGCTGGAGGAAGAACTAGGCATCAAACCCTCGCGCCGCACCTATCAACTGTATCAACAAATCCGCGCCGATTTGCTAGTACCTAGCCCAGAGACAAACGATACCCATCCTCAAGTTGGGATAGTGCAATTGCCCGAAGTTATTAACCACCTCAAGCAACTACAAACAATTCTCTCCGGTATCGATGACCAACTTAAGCTTGGGATTGAAAAGATGGAGCAGAACCTCAAACAATTACCCGCCCGCGGACAGAGCGAAATTGCTTAG
- a CDS encoding SMI1/KNR4 family protein has translation MREIQFAKLGPALSEADIIQAEGELGIEFPQAYKDFLMKYYGGRPKLTSFPLFGDSLTSRGSIHWLYSINKVNYNYDIIENMHTFKGRIPTNFLTIGEDPGGNIICISFRGPDAGKVYYWDHEGELDKSSMDSYENVYFIADSFEEFINSLTAEER, from the coding sequence ATGCGGGAAATTCAATTCGCTAAATTAGGTCCAGCATTGAGTGAAGCCGATATTATCCAAGCAGAAGGAGAATTGGGTATTGAGTTTCCTCAAGCTTACAAAGATTTTTTAATGAAGTATTATGGGGGACGCCCTAAATTAACCAGTTTTCCACTTTTTGGCGATTCTTTAACCTCGAGAGGAAGTATTCATTGGTTGTATTCAATCAATAAAGTCAATTATAACTATGACATTATTGAAAATATGCATACTTTTAAGGGAAGAATACCTACAAATTTCCTAACAATTGGAGAAGATCCAGGAGGAAATATAATTTGTATATCATTTAGAGGTCCTGATGCTGGTAAAGTTTATTATTGGGATCATGAAGGCGAACTAGATAAGAGCAGTATGGATAGTTATGAGAATGTCTATTTTATCGCTGATAGTTTTGAAGAATTTATCAATTCATTAACAGCCGAAGAGCGATAA
- a CDS encoding RHS repeat domain-containing protein: protein MSLATDSSGQVASQQEFDPWGKVRLGSISQTTMNYTGQRLDGTGLLFYNTRYYDPQVGKFVSSDSIVPNPANPQAFNKYGYAYDNPLIHTDPTGHCGDFLDCLATGAAGFVEGFMASGGNPLAGVGAAAVELTFSAVNDGFFNDSPDILHTVAGAASPIINEALKAGRGANSGGGGSETQNDVANGPTTLYHSMRMDSNGKPALGDTARTLGARLGSDINEDSDNFVQPNTGGVSVSPEDPNNLPSFRRPPEFGGTGKDPVWKISSDKLGDNLLYRQDPDNSQHGFIEPSKKMSFEQYQESIWNTQDSWELVNP, encoded by the coding sequence GTGAGCCTTGCGACTGATAGCAGCGGGCAGGTAGCCAGCCAGCAGGAGTTTGACCCGTGGGGCAAGGTGCGGCTAGGCAGCATCAGCCAGACGACTATGAACTACACCGGGCAGAGGCTGGACGGGACGGGGCTACTTTTCTACAACACCAGATATTATGACCCGCAGGTCGGTAAGTTCGTCAGTAGCGACTCGATTGTACCCAACCCGGCCAATCCCCAGGCCTTCAACAAATATGGTTATGCTTACGATAATCCTCTAATTCATACTGACCCAACTGGCCATTGCGGTGACTTTCTTGATTGTTTGGCAACGGGCGCTGCAGGTTTTGTAGAAGGTTTTATGGCATCAGGTGGAAATCCCCTTGCAGGGGTGGGGGCAGCCGCCGTAGAACTGACCTTCAGTGCGGTAAATGACGGCTTTTTCAATGACTCCCCTGATATTCTTCATACTGTTGCCGGAGCCGCTTCTCCTATAATAAATGAAGCACTGAAGGCTGGTAGAGGTGCAAATTCAGGTGGAGGTGGTAGTGAAACTCAAAATGATGTCGCTAATGGCCCGACAACTTTATACCATTCAATGAGGATGGATTCAAACGGAAAACCTGCTTTAGGTGATACTGCACGTACTCTTGGCGCTAGACTTGGTAGTGATATAAATGAAGATAGTGATAATTTTGTTCAACCAAATACTGGAGGAGTATCAGTTAGTCCAGAAGATCCAAACAACTTACCTTCATTCCGACGTCCTCCTGAATTTGGCGGAACAGGTAAGGATCCCGTATGGAAAATAAGCTCTGATAAACTTGGAGATAATTTATTATACAGACAGGATCCAGATAATTCACAGCATGGATTTATTGAGCCATCTAAAAAAATGTCTTTCGAGCAGTATCAAGAGTCTATATGGAATACTCAAGATAGTTGGGAATTAGTAAATCCATAA
- a CDS encoding peptidoglycan-binding domain-containing protein: MERTNLAAKSPEQAIPTHSGDNLEFQVETANETAQSEVSEAFSGKLTPTKVLSLQRTIGNRAVTRIMREKAGVIQRERTVLTGSQGNTVLKLQQKLNKLGMATPALAEDGIFGPKTLAAVLAFQKARKLVEDGIVGKKTWAELKGDEGSKDASGSAQNAAAAAAASSPADAVSGTAAASGATNLPKESAPTVKSAPPEVGESAPKETKPESPASKPTFKQQFEKELDSIKLDMAAITKLVNEASPAERQTVWSDATLMTKAFDEMTNDDYLTIVTKLRMFQVGTTAEDNKTHTSATDADKDIRDKLSAYVAGAVKAGRQIEGMVGVVGDSDWDRAGEAHYGHDVWFNGPPPKDPKKDLINGFVDSKDRVWIHKDRGNAGTMIHEGLHKYASDKILNDWNFDMNEGITEYFTRKIGKSLPTPIARGNYQEQLDVIEPLSNVVGEAVMAGAYFDGKLDEMKKKYLEFRKGKGDDEAAQEQSWKDFLKDMDKERYAAALRRIS, from the coding sequence ATGGAAAGAACAAATCTCGCGGCAAAGTCGCCAGAGCAGGCTATTCCTACCCACTCCGGCGACAATCTCGAATTTCAAGTCGAAACAGCCAATGAAACCGCCCAGTCAGAGGTGAGCGAAGCTTTCTCCGGCAAGCTGACACCCACAAAGGTATTGTCCTTGCAGCGCACCATCGGCAATCGCGCCGTCACCCGGATTATGCGGGAGAAAGCGGGCGTAATTCAGCGCGAACGCACCGTGCTGACAGGTTCGCAGGGCAATACGGTGCTGAAATTGCAGCAGAAGTTGAACAAACTGGGGATGGCAACTCCGGCGCTGGCGGAAGACGGTATTTTTGGTCCCAAAACTCTGGCAGCGGTGCTGGCTTTCCAGAAAGCGCGGAAGCTGGTAGAAGATGGGATTGTGGGCAAAAAAACGTGGGCGGAGTTGAAAGGTGATGAGGGTAGCAAGGATGCTTCCGGTTCGGCGCAAAACGCGGCAGCAGCAGCGGCAGCTTCTTCTCCTGCCGATGCGGTATCGGGGACAGCGGCGGCAAGCGGCGCAACTAACCTTCCGAAAGAGTCTGCCCCTACCGTCAAGAGTGCGCCGCCCGAAGTGGGCGAATCTGCCCCGAAGGAAACGAAGCCGGAAAGTCCTGCCAGTAAGCCCACTTTCAAGCAGCAGTTCGAGAAGGAACTGGATTCGATTAAGCTGGATATGGCGGCGATTACCAAGCTGGTAAATGAGGCAAGCCCGGCAGAACGGCAAACGGTTTGGTCGGATGCCACTCTGATGACCAAAGCCTTTGACGAAATGACCAACGACGATTATCTGACGATTGTAACGAAGCTGCGTATGTTCCAAGTCGGCACTACCGCCGAGGATAACAAAACCCATACTTCTGCCACCGATGCGGACAAGGATATTCGGGACAAACTGAGCGCGTATGTGGCGGGCGCAGTGAAGGCGGGTCGCCAAATCGAGGGAATGGTGGGCGTGGTCGGAGATTCCGATTGGGATAGAGCGGGCGAAGCGCACTATGGGCATGATGTGTGGTTTAACGGACCACCCCCCAAAGACCCCAAGAAAGACCTGATTAACGGGTTCGTGGATAGCAAAGACCGGGTGTGGATTCATAAAGATCGGGGCAACGCCGGGACTATGATTCACGAAGGTTTGCATAAATATGCTTCGGACAAGATACTGAACGACTGGAATTTCGATATGAACGAGGGTATTACCGAGTATTTCACTCGCAAAATCGGCAAGTCCCTGCCCACTCCCATCGCTCGTGGTAATTATCAAGAGCAGCTTGATGTAATCGAGCCTTTATCCAATGTGGTAGGCGAAGCAGTGATGGCGGGTGCCTATTTCGATGGTAAACTGGATGAGATGAAAAAGAAATATCTCGAATTCCGCAAGGGCAAGGGCGACGATGAGGCAGCGCAGGAACAGAGTTGGAAAGATTTCCTGAAGGATATGGACAAAGAACGTTATGCCGCTGCTTTGCGGCGCATTTCCTGA
- a CDS encoding NRAMP family divalent metal transporter produces MLQQLEQPRVIEQALPSNPPLSLPQFRLWGWLLSFGPGLMVMLADTDAGSMITAAQSGAQWGYALVFPQLALIPVLYVVQEMTIRLGIVTGKGHGALISQHFGRGWALFSVMTLFVACFGAIVTEYVGLAGVGQLFGLPPWLTVSFAAFLLIGIVLTGSYKRVERIGLAVGLFELLLIPAALLSHPDWGQVAEGASNIPLLHGDFLFLLAANVGAVIMPWMIFYQQGAVLDKCLCKTQLKAAKIDTALGAVITQLVMVAVVVAVAVGAGQLNKAGQSLNSMQDIAHTVEPVLGHSGMLLLFGMGMAGAAFLAALVVSLAASWGMGEALRIKHSLNLPVRKAKTFYGLYILSHVVGAALVLSGIGLVNLAVDIEVMNAILLPLVLGFLLILERVALPERYRMKGTYKYFAWVLCAVVILFGVYTGVNALISLF; encoded by the coding sequence CTGCTACAACAACTTGAGCAACCGCGCGTCATTGAACAAGCTTTGCCGAGTAACCCGCCGCTTAGCCTGCCGCAGTTTCGATTGTGGGGCTGGCTGCTTAGCTTTGGACCGGGCTTGATGGTGATGCTGGCAGATACCGACGCGGGTAGTATGATTACGGCGGCGCAATCCGGCGCACAGTGGGGCTATGCTTTGGTTTTCCCACAACTGGCGCTTATTCCGGTGCTGTACGTGGTGCAGGAAATGACCATTCGGCTTGGGATTGTAACCGGAAAAGGGCATGGCGCGTTGATTAGCCAGCATTTTGGCAGAGGCTGGGCGCTTTTTTCGGTAATGACGCTTTTTGTGGCTTGCTTCGGCGCAATTGTCACCGAGTATGTGGGCTTGGCGGGGGTGGGGCAGCTTTTCGGTCTGCCGCCGTGGTTAACCGTCTCTTTCGCCGCTTTCCTGCTGATCGGGATAGTGCTGACGGGCAGTTACAAGCGGGTCGAGCGCATCGGGCTGGCGGTGGGGCTGTTTGAACTTTTGCTGATTCCGGCGGCGTTGCTTTCTCATCCAGATTGGGGGCAGGTAGCGGAAGGGGCGAGTAATATACCGCTGCTGCATGGCGATTTCCTGTTTTTGCTGGCGGCAAACGTGGGGGCGGTTATCATGCCCTGGATGATTTTCTACCAACAAGGGGCAGTGCTGGACAAGTGTTTGTGCAAAACTCAGCTTAAAGCCGCTAAGATTGATACTGCGCTCGGTGCGGTCATTACCCAACTGGTGATGGTAGCGGTGGTAGTGGCGGTGGCGGTAGGGGCGGGGCAGCTAAATAAAGCGGGGCAGAGCCTGAACAGTATGCAGGATATTGCTCACACGGTTGAGCCGGTGCTAGGGCATAGCGGGATGCTGCTGTTATTTGGAATGGGCATGGCGGGCGCGGCTTTTCTGGCGGCGTTGGTAGTTTCGCTGGCGGCAAGTTGGGGAATGGGCGAGGCGTTGCGCATCAAGCATAGCCTGAACCTTCCGGTGCGAAAAGCCAAGACCTTTTACGGTTTGTACATCCTATCGCATGTGGTGGGCGCGGCGCTGGTGCTGAGCGGCATCGGTCTGGTGAATCTGGCGGTGGACATCGAGGTGATGAACGCGATTTTGCTGCCGCTGGTGTTGGGCTTTCTGCTGATTTTGGAACGGGTGGCGTTGCCTGAGCGTTATCGCATGAAGGGCACGTACAAATATTTCGCGTGGGTTTTGTGTGCGGTAGTAATTCTTTTCGGGGTTTACACCGGAGTAAACGCGCTAATCAGTTTGTTTTAA
- a CDS encoding WD40 repeat domain-containing protein encodes MSRESLQRQLDNQRRHLDIINERIAKFGELYAPPHMIIERQDKEQEIARLEAQLQAVQPTPPTRQVMGNSNPSSNRGTLVIGLVITLVLGLVVVFVVMPATAGPTDKTQPTVVAATTTARVSATTAAPSTVATSPTAVAATTATTIAPTIVTTPPTTVAPATTTASPSAVVTGTGKVTTSAAAPYSCFSYEALVICPETPLPTVIPAASDKLLNTLSGHSNAVFSVAFSPDGKTLASASADKTIKLWDANSGKLLNTLSGHSSSVNSVAFSPDGKILASASGNGYGSGDNSIKLWDANSGKLLNTLSGHSEAVFSVVFSPDGKTLASTDDDNTIKLWDANSGKLLNTLSGHSSWVRSVAFNPDGKTLASASEDNSIKLWDAVSGKLLNTFSGHSSSVNSVAFSPDGKTLASGSRDKTIKLWDANSGKLLNTLTEHSGVVWRVAFSPDGKTLASASEDKTIKLWDAVSGKLLNTLTGHSGYVIAVAFSPDGKTIASGSNDNTIKLWGAQ; translated from the coding sequence ATGAGTCGCGAATCTCTCCAAAGGCAGCTTGATAATCAGCGTCGTCACCTCGACATCATCAACGAGCGGATTGCTAAGTTTGGAGAACTCTATGCGCCGCCTCATATGATTATTGAGCGTCAGGATAAGGAACAGGAAATTGCGCGGTTGGAAGCGCAGTTGCAAGCGGTTCAACCTACACCCCCCACCCGACAGGTTATGGGCAATAGCAACCCTTCGAGCAACCGGGGCACCTTGGTAATAGGGCTTGTGATAACGCTTGTGCTAGGGTTGGTAGTGGTGTTTGTGGTAATGCCTGCAACTGCCGGACCAACCGATAAGACGCAACCAACAGTGGTTGCCGCCACCACCACTGCCAGAGTAAGTGCCACCACTGCCGCGCCTAGCACCGTTGCGACATCTCCCACAGCGGTTGCCGCTACCACCGCTACGACAATTGCGCCTACCATCGTTACAACACCGCCCACTACGGTTGCACCTGCCACCACTACGGCATCTCCCTCAGCGGTTGTCACTGGCACTGGCAAAGTAACCACCTCAGCGGCTGCACCATATAGCTGCTTCTCGTATGAGGCGCTTGTGATTTGCCCTGAGACCCCTTTGCCAACCGTTATTCCGGCTGCTTCCGATAAACTGCTCAACACTCTCTCTGGGCATTCTAACGCTGTCTTTTCGGTAGCTTTCAGCCCAGATGGAAAGACCCTCGCTTCCGCTAGTGCTGATAAAACCATCAAACTGTGGGATGCCAATTCTGGCAAGTTGCTCAACACCCTCTCCGGGCATTCTTCCTCTGTCAATTCGGTAGCCTTCAGTCCCGATGGAAAGATACTAGCCTCTGCCAGCGGTAATGGTTATGGCAGCGGTGATAATTCCATCAAACTGTGGGATGCCAACTCCGGCAAGCTACTCAACACCCTCTCCGGGCATTCTGAAGCTGTCTTTTCGGTAGTCTTCAGCCCAGACGGGAAAACCCTCGCTTCAACTGATGATGATAACACCATCAAGCTGTGGGATGCCAACTCCGGCAAGCTACTCAACACCCTCTCCGGGCATTCTTCCTGGGTCCGTTCTGTTGCATTCAACCCTGATGGGAAAACCCTCGCCTCCGCCAGTGAGGATAATTCCATCAAGCTGTGGGATGCAGTTTCCGGCAAACTGCTCAACACTTTTTCCGGGCATTCTTCCTCTGTCAATTCGGTAGCCTTCAGTCCAGACGGCAAAACCCTTGCCTCCGGCAGCAGGGATAAAACCATCAAGCTATGGGATGCCAATTCCGGCAAACTGCTCAACACCCTTACCGAGCATTCCGGCGTTGTCTGGAGAGTAGCATTCAGCCCTGATGGGAAAACCCTTGCCTCCGCCAGTGAGGATAAAACCATCAAGCTGTGGGATGCAGTTTCCGGCAAATTGCTCAACACTCTCACTGGGCACTCTGGTTATGTCATAGCAGTGGCATTCAGCCCGGATGGCAAGACCATTGCCTCCGGCAGCAATGATAACACCATCAAACTGTGGGGGGCGCAATGA
- a CDS encoding eIF2A-related protein, whose product MNNDHESLQSQLDILRQRLSSLNEEIAKFGEPFAPLKKIMERQDTEQAIAQLEKQLGLTQPAPPTPQVMSKHKPRSKWWGCGCGVLAVIVLILALSFWVFLDGVNNSTVGVVYYAANSVAFSPDGKTIASGGSDTVIKLWDTASGKLLNTITGHSNAVNSVAFSPDGKTLASSSWDKTVKLWDTNSGNLLITLTGQANSVNSVTFSSDGKILASGSSDGILKLREAASGNLLITIPGHDKAVNSVAISSDGKTLASASADYTIKLWDANSGKLLNTITGHSNAVNSVAFSPDGKTLASASNDKSIKLWDTNSGNLRNTLTGYSYAVNSIAFSPDGKILAAGSSIDKSIKLWDTNSGNLRNTLTGYSYAVNSIAFSPDGKILAAGSNMDNSIKLWEVASGKLLNTLTK is encoded by the coding sequence ATGAATAACGACCACGAATCTCTCCAAAGTCAGCTTGATATTCTACGCCAACGCCTCTCCAGCCTCAATGAGGAGATTGCTAAGTTTGGCGAACCTTTCGCGCCCCTTAAAAAAATTATGGAGCGTCAGGATACAGAGCAAGCGATTGCACAGTTGGAGAAGCAATTGGGGTTGACGCAACCTGCGCCGCCTACGCCCCAAGTTATGAGCAAGCACAAGCCGCGCAGTAAGTGGTGGGGCTGCGGGTGTGGGGTACTAGCGGTGATTGTGCTGATACTAGCGTTATCATTCTGGGTATTTCTCGATGGTGTGAATAATTCGACCGTCGGTGTAGTTTATTACGCGGCTAATTCGGTAGCCTTCAGCCCGGACGGTAAGACCATTGCCTCTGGCGGCAGTGATACGGTCATCAAGTTGTGGGATACCGCTTCCGGCAAATTACTCAACACCATCACTGGACATTCTAATGCGGTCAATTCGGTAGCCTTCAGCCCGGACGGGAAAACTCTTGCCTCTAGTAGTTGGGATAAGACCGTCAAGCTGTGGGATACCAATTCCGGCAATCTGCTCATTACCCTTACGGGGCAGGCTAACTCTGTCAATTCGGTTACTTTCAGTTCGGACGGGAAAATCCTTGCCTCCGGCAGCAGTGATGGAATTCTCAAGCTGCGGGAGGCAGCTTCCGGCAATCTGCTCATCACCATTCCGGGGCATGATAAGGCTGTCAATTCGGTAGCTATCAGTTCGGATGGAAAAACCCTTGCTTCTGCCAGCGCGGATTACACTATCAAGTTGTGGGATGCTAACTCCGGCAAATTACTCAACACCATCACTGGACATTCTAATGCGGTCAATTCGGTAGCTTTCAGCCCGGATGGAAAAACCCTTGCCTCTGCCAGTAATGATAAGTCCATCAAGTTGTGGGATACCAATTCTGGTAATCTGCGCAACACCCTCACGGGGTATTCTTACGCTGTCAATTCGATAGCCTTCAGTCCCGATGGTAAGATACTCGCCGCCGGTAGCAGTATAGATAAGTCCATCAAGTTGTGGGATACCAATTCTGGTAATCTGCGCAACACCCTCACGGGGTATTCTTACGCTGTCAATTCGATAGCTTTCAGTCCCGACGGTAAGATACTTGCCGCCGGTAGCAATATGGATAACTCCATCAAGCTGTGGGAGGTAGCTTCTGGCAAGCTACTCAACACCCTTACCAAGTAA
- a CDS encoding WD40 repeat domain-containing protein: MSNDQESLQSQLDIQRQRLATINERIAKFGELYAPPHMIIERQDTEQAIERLEEQWLVAQVAPPTTSFKPLSGHSHTVFSVAFSPDGKTLASASGDNTIKLWDANSGKLLNTLIGHSNFVTSIAYSPDGKTLASGSWDNTIKLWDANSGKLLNTLIGHSNNLYSIAFSPDGKTLASASGDCTIKLWNADSGKLLNTLFGHCSAVQSIAFSLDGKTLASGSYDRTIKLWEVNSGKLLNTLIGHSYWVFSVAYSSDGKTLASGSWDNTIKLWDANSGKLLNTLIGHSNFVTSIAYSPDGKTLASGSWDNTIKLWEVSSGNLRNTLAGHISLVHTLAFSPDGNTLASGGVDRTIKLWGVGS; this comes from the coding sequence ATGAGTAATGATCAAGAATCTCTCCAAAGTCAGCTTGATATTCAGCGCCAACGCCTCGCCACCATCAACGAGCGGATTGCCAAGTTTGGAGAACTCTATGCGCCGCCTCATATGATTATTGAGCGTCAGGATACAGAGCAAGCGATTGAACGTCTAGAAGAGCAGTGGCTGGTAGCTCAAGTTGCGCCACCTACTACTTCTTTTAAACCCCTCTCCGGGCATTCTCACACTGTCTTTTCGGTAGCCTTCAGCCCCGATGGGAAAACCCTTGCATCCGCCAGTGGAGATAACACCATCAAGCTGTGGGATGCCAACTCTGGCAAGTTGCTCAACACCCTCATAGGGCATTCTAATTTTGTCACTTCGATAGCGTACAGCCCGGACGGAAAGACTCTCGCTTCCGGTAGTTGGGATAACACCATCAAGCTGTGGGATGCCAACTCTGGCAAGTTGCTCAACACCCTCATAGGACATTCAAACAATCTTTATTCGATAGCATTTAGCCCGGACGGGAAAACCCTTGCCTCCGCCAGTGGGGATTGTACTATCAAGCTGTGGAATGCCGATTCCGGCAAACTGCTCAACACCCTCTTCGGGCATTGCAGTGCTGTCCAATCGATAGCATTTAGCCTCGACGGAAAAACCCTCGCCTCTGGTAGTTATGATAGAACCATCAAATTGTGGGAGGTCAACTCTGGCAAGTTGCTCAACACCCTCATAGGGCATTCTTACTGGGTCTTTTCGGTAGCGTACAGCTCGGATGGGAAAACCCTTGCCTCCGGTAGTTGGGATAACACCATCAAGCTGTGGGATGCCAACTCCGGCAAGTTGCTCAACACCCTCATAGGGCATTCTAATTTTGTCACTTCGATAGCGTACAGTCCGGACGGAAAGACCCTCGCTTCCGGTAGTTGGGATAACACCATCAAGCTGTGGGAGGTCTCTTCCGGTAATCTGCGCAACACCCTCGCGGGGCATATTTCCCTTGTCCATACGCTAGCTTTCAGCCCGGACGGAAACACCCTCGCCTCTGGGGGCGTGGATAGAACCATCAAGTTGTGGGGAGTTGGTTCGTAA